Genomic window (Methanobrevibacter sp.):
AGATGAATGGAATCAGCAAACATACAGCACTTATTGCTGATAATATGCAGCCTAAGATTGTCAGATATTTGTAGTTTCCAGAATAGTTCAATAATCTGATAAATTTATTTTTATTTTGAGTATTTGCCATAATAAACTCCTCATAATTTAATTTAGGTTTACCTAAAAATTTAAATTAATCTAAAAAGACAATTACTTTAAAATAATCTAAAAATAAAATAAATGAGTGATTTAAAGTATTTTTAATTAAAAAAATTAAATAAACCTATTTTCAATTATAAGGTTAATTTTAATAAGTATATAAATATATTTGAACTAAAAAGACAAAAAATATACCAAAAAGACAAAAATCATTTATTGTACTCTGACGGAGTGCATCCCACATAATCCTTAAATGCCTGGCCGAATTTTGAAGGTGAGGAATATCCTACCATTTTGGATATATCAGAAATTGAATATTGACTTTCTTCGATTAGTCTGCAGGCATAATCAAGCTTATACTCCTTTCTCCATTTGAATATGGGTTTTCCGTAGACTTCCTTAAAACAGTTTTTCAAAGTGGTCTTACTGACATCATACTTAACTGCAAGCTCATCTATTGTGATTTTACTTTCCAAATCACTAATCAAATCATTTTTTACATTTTCAACCATCTCAACTTGCTTTTGGGAAAGGATTGATTCATTTTCACTGAATTTTGTAATCGAGAAAAAGAGCAACAGTTCAATGCACTTCAACTTGAAATAGGATTCCTTGATTCTTTCATCCACGCAATAGAGTTCTCCAATTACATGGTCGATTTTTTCATTGGCCCTTGCCAAAACATAACCCTTATTCCTTTTTAAATCCTCATAAAACTCAATCAAATCAAAATCAGGAATATACTCCTTAACATAATCATTTGCAACATCAACATCAATGAAAATCTCCAAACCCTTGTAATATCCTAATGGAAAATCAGATAATGTTTTGGTAAGCTCATAGATGCTGACACTCAAATCGCCTTTTCCAAAATAGATTATTTTGTCATCACCAACCATATACGCATATCTTCCGTCACTACAATGATTGATTTCCAGAAGACGATGAGTGATTTTTTCTTCAACAAAAACATCTCCAATGTTATCAATGGTCATATCCATATATGCAATGACAATGCCTGGAAATATTGAGTAGGTTTCCATTTTTCCATATTTAGCATTCTCACCTATCTCAACAATGCTTTTATCATTATCCTTTTTGATTGAAAAATCAGACAAAAGCACACTGTTAAACAATTCATAGAGATTTTCATTCATATTTTTAATTATATGAACAATACATATAAAACATTTCAAAACATATATTTATATTATAATAAAAGTTTACAGGAAAAATCCGAAATGTCATTCAATAAAGATGAAATGTTAATTATGCCTGCAGTGGACATCAAAGATGGAAAATGTGTCCAGTTAGTTCAAGGCAAACCTGGAAGTGAAATGGTTGAAATAGAAAATCCTGAGATGGTTGCTTCCCACTGGGAGGAATTAGGAGCTAAAAATATCCATGTCATTGATTTATCCGGAACAATTGACGGTGAAACCAGCTTCAATGTTATCAAAAAGATATTAAATGAAGTCAGCGTTCCAATTCAATTGGGCGGAGGAATAAGGGATATTGATTATGCTAAAAAACTCCTTGATTTGGATATTGAAAGAATAATCATCGGAACAATGGGAATTGAACACCCGGAAACAATAGAAGAGCTGTCCGATGAATACGGATCAGACAGGATAATGATTTCACTTGACAGCAAAGACAATAAGGTAGTAATCAAAGGATGGCAGGAAAAGATTGACAAAAGCCCCACTGAAATCTCACAGGAGTTCAAGGAACATGGTGCGGGAAGCATATTATTCACAAATGTTGACGTTGAAGGGCTTTTAGGCGGATTTTACACAGAACCTGTAGAAGAGTTGAAGAAATCTGTGGATTTACCTATTGTTTATTCCGGTGGAATAACCACAATAGATGACATTAAAAAATTGAATGAAAGTGGTGTGGAAGGAGTTGTAATCGGTTCTGCACTTTATAAAAATAAAATTGATTTAACTGAAGCTTTAAAATACCAGAAGAGGATTGTAAAATGAAAGTAATGGCAACCGGAACATTCGATATACTCCACCCAGGACATGGTGTTTACTTGGAAGAGTCCAGAAAACTCGGTGGAGAAGATGCTGAGCTTTATGTAGTAGTTGCAAGAGATGCAACAGTTGAGAGAAGAAAAAGAGTACCAATTGTTGGAGAAGACCAACGTTTAGAGTTAATAAAAATGTTAAAACCCGTAACTGACGCTTTTCTTGGTGATGCAAATGGTGATGTATTCAAGATAGTTCGTGAAATCGACCCAGACATAATCACTGTTGGAGCAGACCAGAATCATGACATAGCTAAACTGCAAGAGGCAATTGATAAAAGAGGCCTGAAGGCAAAGGCAGTTCGCATTGAAAAATATCGTGACTGTGAACTTGACAGCAGTTGCAAAATCATTCGTAAAATTCAAAATACTGACTTTAAAGGAAAAATAATGGACCATTGTGAAGATTAAGGAGGAGTTAAATGTTTAAAGTAGCAATTATAGGAGCAAGTGGATATACTGGTGGAGAATTATTGAGGATGCTTTTAAACCATCCAGAAGTTGAAGTAACAGACATCACTTCAAGACAATATGATGGAACACCTGCACATAAGATTCATCCCCATATAAGGGATTCAGGATTGGAGTTTAAAAATAAAAGCCCATCCGAATTGGATGCTGATGTTGTATTTACCGCAACCCCTCATGGCGCATCCATGAAAATTGTTCCTGAAATATTGGAAACTGGTGCAAAAGTGGTTGATTTAAGCGGAGACTACAGATACCGTGACACTGAAGTTTATGAAAAATGGTACGGCATGGAACACTTGGATAAAGAAAACAAAGGAGTGTTCGGACTTCCTGAACTATACCGTGATGAAATCAAAAAGACCAACCTTGTCGCTAACCCCGGATGTTTCCCGACAGGTGCAATACTGTCATCTTATCCATTGGTTAAAAACGATTTGGTTGAAAGAATCATTATTGATTCAAAAACCGGTGTGAGCGGAGCTGGAGTTAACCCGTCAAGCACTACACATTACCCTAATATTGCTGATAACGTTAATCCATATAAGATATCCTCACACAGGCACATGTCTGAAATTCAGCAGGAACTTCATGGATTTGATGATGTTAAAGTATCATTCACACCACACCTGGTGCCTGTGATTAGGGGAATTCAAACCACTTCCCATAGCTTTTTAAATGATGAGAATCTGGATATTACACCAGAAGAAATTAGGAATCTTTACAAAAAAGAATATGGTGAAGAATTCTTCATTAAACTGATGGATGAAGGAGAAATCCCTCATTTAAGTTCAGTACGCGGATCCAACTTTGTTCATATTGGAGGATTTGAAATTGATGATACCGGCAGAATCGTGATGTTATCCTGTATTGATAATCTTGTCAAAGGTGCATCAGGTCAGGCAATACAGAACATGAATATTCTGCTCGGAATTGATGAGACATTAGGTCTACGACACTACGGTCTTCACCCTTAAGGAGGGCAAAAAATGAGAAGAATAATAATCTATTACTCCCAAGGCGGAACAACAGATTTAATCGCAAAAACATTAGCTAAAAACTTGAATGCAGACCTTGTAAGAATACATGATTTGAAAAATCGTGAAGGATTTAAAAACAGATTATTAGCTTCAATCAATGCATTCAGAGAAACAAAAACTGATATTGTTCCCGCTCACGTTGATTTAACTCATTATGATACAATATACTTTGGAACACCAACATGGAACGGAAATCCGACCCCTGCAATATTGACAATCATTGACAGGTGCGATTTAAGAGCAAAAGATGTTGTTTTATTTGCTACCATGGATGCAAATCGTGGAGATTCAAACATCGGCCGTCTTGAGGAAAAAGTCAAATTAAGAGGGGCAAGGGTCATTGAAACATTTACCATTCCAACCAAAGGCAAAGATACTGAAAAATTAGTTAGAGATACCGAAGCAATAATTGATATGAAAGACTTGAAAATGTATTAGGTGTTAAAATGACAAAATCAGAATTGAAAATTAAAGCGATTGAAAACGGTACAGTAATTGATCATATTACTGCAAATAAAGCATTGCACATTCTTAAAATACTGGGACTTCCGGATGCCGATACCACTAACGTTACTGTTGCTATGAATGTTTCATCAGCAGAAATCGGAAGAAAAGACATTTTGAAAATTGAAAACCGAGAATTGGACCACGAAGAACTTAATCAAGTTGCTTTAATCGCTCCTAAAGCAACAATCAATATTATCAGAGATTATAAACCTGTTAAAAAAGACAAAATCGTTCTTCCGGAAAAGATTACTGGAATTATCAAATGTACAAATCCAAAATGTATTACAAATTATGAAAATGAACCTATAACACCTATTTTCAATGTTATTGAAACATATCCTCCTATTGTTAGGTGCCATTATTGTGAAAAATTAATTAAAACAGAAGATATCGACAAACAATTCGAATAATCTTCCATTTTTTCTTTTTTTAAATTAAATAATCAGCCAATCTTTTTGCCAATGCAAGTATTGTTAATATTGGAGGTTTTCCAGGTGATATCGGCAGAACACTTGCATCACATACATAGAAATTAGAAATTTCTGTTTCAAGATTGCTGTCAACTATCTTACCAATTGGAGCGGTTCCTCCAGGATGTGCTCCACGATATACTGTTGAACCAATAGTATTAGGGTCAACTCCCATCTTTTCAAGAATCAAACCGGCAGTTGCAACACCTTCTGCCAAATATCTGATGTCCTGGATAGTGTTGATTTTGCAAACATCCCCGTCTTCATCGACATATCCCTTACATTCATCAGCGGTTTTAACCATAATACTGAATATATCATTATTTTCAACATCCCCATACGGAATGTTTCCTTTTAAAAATGATGAGAAGTGAGGTGATAAAACAAAGTTTTTACCTATAACCAATCCTGCCATTTGAACTTCTGTGTTGAAATTGATGTCCTTGATGTATCCTCCAACTGATACGAACGGATCAAAGAAAATTTCTTCGCCAACACCAGTGAATCCTGAATTTCTTAAAATCAGTGTTGAACCGATTGCACCAGCAGATAGAATTACTTTTTCAGCTTCAATGAACTGTTCTTCACCATCTTTAAGATATTTAACTCCAGTTACAACATTATTTTCAGATGTGACTTCAGTTACTTCACTGTCACATATTAATGTTGCTCCTGCTTTTACTGCCTCATCAACAAAGTCTTTTCCAGACCATTTTGCATCTGCAGGACATCCGAATGCACATTTTCCACATTGTATGCAATCCTTTTCACGAATTGCCTTAGGCATTTTTAAGGTGTTCAAGCCCAGTTCATGACCTGCATCCAAAAACATTTGGGTTCCTTTGCCTATGTGTGAATCATCCAATTGATGAACATTCAGTAATTCTTCCACATCTTCATATGCCTGTGTCAGGTCAATGTCATAGTCAAGAAGCTCTTCATCAAGCGCCCTTACCATATTTGACATTGAAACGATTGTTGCTCCACCAATACATGTGGTGGTTAACAAATCTACGCTGTCATTGTATTTATCATAATATTCAAAAGCATCTTTTGATTCTATATATGGTCCTTTTTCAATAATTGTTACTGGTAAATCATTTTTTGCAAGTTCACGAGCAATTATTGCTCCACCTGCACCAGTACCCACAATAACATACATTCAATCACCAAAATTAAATTTTTTTAACAATTGTTATATAGTATCTCATATTATAAAAAATTATTTTTTTGAATTATATTATTATAAATATAAAAATTCTAGTACAAACCTTTTATTAAATATGTAATCCAATATAAATATTAGATTAATATTTCGGGTGATAACAAATGGAAGAATACATTAATTTATTCGAAAAAATTATTGCAGAAACTACCCCAAAAGTAGATTACATGGATATTAGATTAGGCTTAGGCAGTAACACTTCCATATTAATGAAAGATAGGAATGTAGATGAAATAAATACTGGAATGAGCTTAGGCGCAAGAATAAGAGTACTGAACAATGGAGCTTGGGGATTTGCATATACAACAGACTTATCAAAAATCAATGAAATTACTCAAACCGCTTTAAAATTATCTTCATCACTTAAAGGAGATGTTGAATTAAGCGAAAATGAAGTAATTAAGGATAAAGTGGCAGTGGATGTTAAAATACCATTCAAGGATATTTCAATTGAAGAGAAAAAAGACATCATGAAAGATGCTGCTGATGCTGCTACAATTGAAAAAGTAAACAGTACAACAGTCAGCTATTCAGACAGCGAAATGAATGAACTTTTTATGAACAGCGAAGGCAGTGAAATTGAAGTTAAAACATCAAGAGTCAGAATGGCATTAAATGCATCTGCAACAAATGGAGAAATAATCCAGTTCGGACATGGGAGTCTCGGAGGGGTTAAAGGTTTTGAAGTGATTGCTGATGCAGATATTGAAGAATTTGGAAGAAATATCGGTCAAAAAGCTGTAAGATTACTTGATGCAAAACCTGCACCTTCAGGAAAATTCCCTGTTATTGCCGATCCCGAACTAACAGGAGTTTTGATTCATGAAGCGTTAGGTCATGCAGTTGAAGGAGATTTGATACTTCAAAACGATTCCATATTAAAAGGAAAATTAGGTGAGCAAATCGCATCAGATATCGTGAATATCTTTGATGATGCAAGCAGAAAAGATGGTTTCGGATACTTCCCATACGATGTGGAAGGTGTTAAGACCAAACCTAACCAGTTAGTGAAAGAGGGAAAACTGATATCCCTTTTAAATTCCAGATCAACCTCCTCAAAGTTAGGTATGAAATCTTCAGGAAATGCAAGGTCACTTATTGCAGACCAACCGATTGTTAGAATGAGCAATACCTACCTTCAACCGGGAGACATGGAAGTTGAAGAATTATTTGAAGGAATAAAAGATGGAATATATCTTAAAGGTTCAAGGGGAGGACAAGTGGATACTGGAAAAGGAATTTTCCAATTCAATGCTGCTGAAGGCTATTTAATCAAAGATGAGGAAATAAGCAATCCACTTAGAGACGTTTCACTTTCAGGAAATATCCTGGAAACCCTGAAAAATATTGATGCAATCGGAAATGATTTCAAATTAAGTGTAGGATTCTGTGGAAAAGACGGACAGACAGTACCTGTCGGTGACGGAGGTCCACATACCAAAATACTAAACGCATTAGTTGGAGGAATGGGATAATGCTAAGTGACAAAGCAGGAGCATATTTGGTTAATTTAGCTAAAGACACAATCAAATATCATCTTGAAAATGGAAAAATTATGGTTAAACCAACCGATTATCCTATTGAACTTAATGAGGAATTAGGGGTTTTTGTAACTTTAAATAAAAATCATAATTTAAGAGGATGCATAGGTTATGCCGAACCGATAAAACCTGCAATCGATGCAACAATGGAGGTTGCACTTGCAGCTGCATTCAATGATCCGAGATTTCCTGAATTAAGTGATAAAGAATTTGATGATTTAGAATTTGAAGTGACCGTTTTAACAAAACCTGAAATTATTGAAGTGGCACATCCCGACCAATATTTCGATGAGATTGAAATCGGACGTGACGGACTGATTATTCAAAAAGGTTATGCAAGAGGATTGCTTCTCCCACAAGTTGCAGTGGAAAATGCATTTACAAAAGAAGACTTTTTAGAACACACCTGCATGAAAGCAGGAATAAGTGCAGACAGCTGGATGGATGAAAGCTGTGATGTACTTAAATTCCAAGGACAAATATTTAAATGAGTGATAAAAATGATGATACCTACAATACCAACGCCTGACGAATTATTGGATAAAGGATTCAGCCGTGGTAAAAAACAAGCTGACTTACTTAGAAGTCAAAAGATACCGAAACACTTAAAAGGAAAAAGAATTGAAGAGCGAAGAGTAGTTACATCTTGTCAGGTTATTAAAGACAAATTGAAATCCATTCTTGATGCAGTTCCTGAAATTGAAAGCCTACACCCATTCTATCAGGACTACATCGACATCACTGTTGGTGTGGATGACATGAAACAGGCACTTGGAGGCCTCAACTGGGCGTATGGAATTATTACTCAACTTGAAAAGGAATATGGTGCAAAGATTAGGAAAAATCCTTCTGAAAAGGCAACTGCAATCCAAAAACAGGCTTACGGAAGAATTGCATCTGTTGTAAATAAGATCAAACCTAACCTGGATTTCCTTGACTTTGCAAAACAAAACCTAAGGAACATGCCTACAATCGATTTTGATGCAACAACAATCGTTATTGCAGGTTTTCCGAACGTGGGAAAATCCACTTTGCTTACACAGCTAAGCAGTGCAGACCCGCAAGTTGCAAATTATCCATTCACAACAAAAGGTATACAAATCGGACACACTGAAAGGCATTGGAAGCATATTCAAATCATCGATACTCCAGGACTTCTGGACAGGCCCGTTTTAGAGATGAATGACATTGAAATGAACGCTATTGTTGCTTTGGAGCATTTGGCCGATGCAATATTATTTATTTTTGATGCATCTGAAACCTGCGGATTCCACATGGACAATCAGTACAATCTCTTAAAGCAGATTGAAAAGATCTTTTCAGAAGTTCCAGTGATTTATCTGTTTAACAAAATGGATTTGATTGAAGATACCGAATATCTCAGTGAATATATTGACAATGAAGAAAATTCAATATTCATTTCCGCCATTGAGGGAGACGGAATTGAAGAAATCAATAAAAAAATCGACAGAATCAAAAAGATTGAAAGGAATTTTGATGAAGAAGATGATGACGAATATTACTAGATTTTAAGAAAAGAAGTATGCGATTAAATCGTATACTTACCAAAACCATTACCACACATTTAATTTAAACCCAAAAGGACATGTTAAAAAAATTAGGGGGTCTGACTATTTGACCCTACTATACCCTATTCAACCATCAATTCCCTGATGATGGTCATAATCCAAACCGATTGGACAAGTGTGAACTATCACATATCGGATTTCTGATTTTTCCTCGCGAAGCTTGTCCTGGATCTCATGAGCAATCTTATGTGACTCGTTCACAGTCAAATCACCATCAACCTGAATGTATAATGCCACAACTGCATAATTTCCCATGTAATCCACTTTGACCTCATGTGCATTTTGAGCATTTGGCATACTATTTGCAATATCCTTTATATTAAATGCTTTATTTTAAAAAAAATGGAAAATAACTATGTTTCATTGGCATTCGATAGCCTGCCAAGTCATATCAAAGTTTTTCTCAAACATCAAATCAACATCATAATCCGGGAAAATCAACCAATAATATTGAATTCCCATATACATGATATACAATGATTCCACAATGTTTTCAGTCGAGAAGTCCTGTCTGATTTCCTTTTGCCTTTTGCCCTCTTCGACAAGGTCAGTTAAAAACATTTTAACATCGTTCCCGGTTTGTGAAATTATCTGGTTAACTCTTTCATGGGCATATCCCACTGAGGTTAAAAGAAGTATTACGCTATTATAATTGATTTTTTCGTTGATGCTTTCAATTTCCACACCGTTTATGTAATGATATAAAATGTAAAACAATGCATCATGGATTCTGTCCTTTGATGAACCTTCAAGGAAGATTTTATCAAAATCGATTTTAATATAATCCACCATATACTTTTGTAAAATTTCTTCAAATATGTCGTTTTTATCTGAAAAATGATAATATATGCCCCCGGTTGTCAGTCCAGTACAATTTCGAATTTCACTAATTGAAATGTCAATTGTGCCTTTCTTCAATATCAATTTTAGCGTTTTTTCAAGAATCAATTCTTTAGTATTCATCTAACCACATTGTTTTAATTATTCTCTGAACCTTATCTTTTCCCATTCCAAATTAAAATTATCTTCAAAGACTGAACTCATATCATAAATTAAATTTACTTCCCATCTATATTGAATTCCCATGTACATAAGAATTAATGATTCTGCAATATCTTCGCTTGAGAAGTCTTGTCGGATTTCCCCATTTTCTTGACCTTCCTTGATAATTTCAGTTAAAAATTCCCTTGATTCTTTTATGATACTTTGGCTAAGCTCCTCATTATTTTCATGAGCAAATCCATTTCCACTTAAAACCAGCAATATGGATCTGTAGTCTATTTCCTCATCAATGGATTCAATTGGGATTCCGGTTTCTTTTTGCTTAAAAATTTCAGCCATGACATTGTGGATTTTCTCTTTTGCATTTCCCTTTATCTGCTGGAAGTTGTCAAAATCAAATTTATAATAGTTTATAAAATATCTTTCAGTAATTTCATTATATATCTCTTCTTTATTTGAAAAATGATGGTATATTCCACCGATAGCAATTCCTGATGCATTACTGATTTGTCTAATTGAAATAATGGAGTTTTGCTTTTCAATCATTAATTTTAAAGTCGTTTCTAAAATTAATTGTTTTGTATTCATCATTTAATATTTTATATTTTTTACTTATTAAATGATGTAGAGAACGAACGTTCTGTTATGATAAAAATAGATATGGGGACGAGTGTTCTGTTATATTGGAAAATACAAATTAAACTCATATTTCTGTTCATTAAAACACCAAAAATTTTATATAACTATAAAATGAAAAATATTTGTGTTTTTTTCTATATATTTAATTTTATTTTAAATAATTATAATTTTATTTATTTTTTTAATCATAATTTTAGTTTTTGTATATAAATATCGTATCAATAATGTAAATTCATAGAAAAAATTTCCACTTTACATTCGCCAAAAGATAGTAATTCATATATATTAGTTAAAAATAAAGATTATAGTATAATAAAGGATGTATGCTCTTTAAAAAGCATATAAGTAACCGAACGTTCGTTCTGTTCAATTACTTTATTAAAATATGAGGTATTTTAAAAATGAAGAAAAAAAGGATAGGAATATTGCTGATAATATCCCTTGTAATGATCATGAGTATCGGAGCAATTGCAGCGGCCGATACGAATGAAACATTGCTTGAGGACGTTAGCGATACAGATATTGAAATGACGTCAATTGCTTATGAGCAAGAAGACAATGCCACTCCAGTTTATCAGAGTGAAAGTGTCAATGACGTTGAAGAAATAAGTGAAAGCGATACTTCAATAGAAGTATCAAATCAGAAAGAGGTGAAAGCAGCTCCTAGTGCAAAAGGAGAATTGCTTTCCGCTTCAAACGATGATGTGCTTAAAGCCGACACGGATTGTTTTTACTATGTTGAGGCAAGTACATGGCACACAGATTTACGTGACGCTATGGATGAAATCGCAGACAGTGATACCAAAATAGGAACAATATTGGTTAAAGGCGGTACATACACTGAACGTGACGCTACAACTGATGGTGACATATATATTCATTTTTCAGATGAAGCGACAATAACAATAAGACCATTTGATGGTCAACAGGTTATTTTCGACGGAAGTAATAATGATTACCTGTTTTGGTTTGAAAATGCTAACTGTAAAATTACATTCAATGACATATCCTTCACAAAAGGGAAAGCAACAAAAGATGGTGGAGCTATTGAAATTTCCGAAGGACAATTGACATTGAACAACTGTGTACTGACTGGTAATGAAGGAGGCCGTTATGGTGGAGCCATAAGTGTGTCCGATGGAGGTTCATTTATAGCCAACAATTGTGTGTTCACAAATAACAAGGCAGCTAAAACTGGTGGAGCCATTTCCTGTGAGGATGACGGTAGTGTTACCCTTAATAATTGTTATTTCGAAGGCAATAAAGTGGGTAATGATGAAGACGGTTATGAAGAAAACGATTTTGGATATGAAGACGGTGAGGGTGCACCTGGAGAGTGGGAGTTTAACGATTGTCGCTTTAAAGGACATGGTTCCCTTGATATCGATGTTGATGCTACTGTTAAATCAGTGGAAATAACACCTGACATTGAAGAGGACGTAAATTTAGTGGTTTTATATAAAGATGATTCTTATTATGCGGAAAAACCTTGGGCTAGTCTCCATTCTGTCGAATTCACAGATCTTGAAAAAGGAACATATACAGTTTACATGATGAAAGATGGTGAAAAAAGATACTCATATCCTGGAAATACTTTTACAATTGTAGAACCTAATTTTGTTTTGACTATGGGTGAAGATGTTAAAGTATTTGAAACTTTAAAAGACGCAGTAAACGCTATTCCATTTGGTGGAGCTGGTGAAATTGCTGTTGAAGGTGGAACCTGGACTGGAAGTGATAATTTTAATGTGGATATTGTAAATAAGATGGTTTCAATCAGCCCTAAATTAGATACTACTGAATTAGCTGAAGATGTCATCTTTTCATCAGATTCACAAAATTATTTGTTTTCTGTAGGGGCTAATGGGCAACTAGACATGGAAGATATAACTGTAATCGGTAAATTTATAGATGCGGCATTAAAATTCAATACTGCTTTGGAATGTACAATTACAGATTGTGTATTTAACAACACTGTCAATTCCGAAGATGAACCCGGAACTCCTATTAAGGCAGAAAATTCAAACTTAGGACTTTATGAATGTACTTTTGAATCAAATGGTCAAACACTCTTGAAAAACACTATTGCAAACATATATGATTGTACTTTCGATTCCAATTCAGGCAGTCAAGGTGGAGCAATCAATGCAGATTCCTCTTCTTATTTAAACATTACTGACTCAGAATTTACAACTAATGTGGCTACTGGTGAAGGTGGAGCAATATATGCAAGCAATCTTGAGGTTCATGACACCTTATTTATCGAAAATATTGCTGAAATTGGAGGTGCTATTTATATAACCGACCTCGCAGACAGTCTCATAAATATTACTGAATGTGTTTTCGATACAAATGTTGCAACCACTTACAGGAACATATACTCTGAATCACTCACAAGGAAAATTAATTTGGAGTATAATGAATATGATTTGAACTTAACAATAAATGTAAAAGACAGCGTCTATGGTGTTGAGTATATTTTTGATGGTATTTTTGATTGGGGATCCAATTTGAATAACAATTATACCCTTTTATCAGGACTTTTAGATGATGATATTATTGGGGATGTAGTTACAATTGAAGATAATAAATTCAATATGAGTATGGGATTACTTTCCGGAGGAACACATGAAATCGATATGTCCGGAAGTGATACACAATCCGACAGTAATGATCATTTCTTTGGACATAACTATTACTCCGATATAAATGGAAACGAATTCTATTTGGATAATTACCCATATGCAAAAATATTTATTGAAAGAGCTAAAATAATAATGAAACTTGAAGTAAAAGATGTATTAATACCTGAAATACCTGTTTTAAATGTTTATGCAAATTGGGATAAAACTTTCACAATTTTCATTGGAAACACACAATATCAGGTTGAAGTTGTAGACGGTAAAGGCAGTGTACAATTGACTGGCCTTGATTTAGGTAATTATACAGTCCTTGGTATGAGCGGTAGTGATGAGAACTTCACTCTTGCATTGAATTTCACAACATTTTCAGTAAGCAAAACCTACAGCAACTTCGTTGTAGTGAGCACAAATGCTGAATATGATACTTTAAAAGAGGCTATCGTAAATTCCAATGATGGAGATACAATTTTCATTAAAAAAGGAACTTATAGTGAAACCGGAATTGTAATATCCAATAAGACTTTAGACCTCATTGCATTGGAAGGTGCAGTCTTTGATGCCCAAGGCCATGACGGCAATTTCATTATAGTTCAGGAAACCTCTGAAG
Coding sequences:
- a CDS encoding TldD/PmbA family protein, whose translation is MEEYINLFEKIIAETTPKVDYMDIRLGLGSNTSILMKDRNVDEINTGMSLGARIRVLNNGAWGFAYTTDLSKINEITQTALKLSSSLKGDVELSENEVIKDKVAVDVKIPFKDISIEEKKDIMKDAADAATIEKVNSTTVSYSDSEMNELFMNSEGSEIEVKTSRVRMALNASATNGEIIQFGHGSLGGVKGFEVIADADIEEFGRNIGQKAVRLLDAKPAPSGKFPVIADPELTGVLIHEALGHAVEGDLILQNDSILKGKLGEQIASDIVNIFDDASRKDGFGYFPYDVEGVKTKPNQLVKEGKLISLLNSRSTSSKLGMKSSGNARSLIADQPIVRMSNTYLQPGDMEVEELFEGIKDGIYLKGSRGGQVDTGKGIFQFNAAEGYLIKDEEISNPLRDVSLSGNILETLKNIDAIGNDFKLSVGFCGKDGQTVPVGDGGPHTKILNALVGGMG
- a CDS encoding TetR/AcrR family transcriptional regulator, translating into MMNTKQLILETTLKLMIEKQNSIISIRQISNASGIAIGGIYHHFSNKEEIYNEITERYFINYYKFDFDNFQQIKGNAKEKIHNVMAEIFKQKETGIPIESIDEEIDYRSILLVLSGNGFAHENNEELSQSIIKESREFLTEIIKEGQENGEIRQDFSSEDIAESLILMYMGIQYRWEVNLIYDMSSVFEDNFNLEWEKIRFRE
- a CDS encoding TIGR00296 family protein; amino-acid sequence: MLSDKAGAYLVNLAKDTIKYHLENGKIMVKPTDYPIELNEELGVFVTLNKNHNLRGCIGYAEPIKPAIDATMEVALAAAFNDPRFPELSDKEFDDLEFEVTVLTKPEIIEVAHPDQYFDEIEIGRDGLIIQKGYARGLLLPQVAVENAFTKEDFLEHTCMKAGISADSWMDESCDVLKFQGQIFK
- a CDS encoding TetR/AcrR family transcriptional regulator: MNTKELILEKTLKLILKKGTIDISISEIRNCTGLTTGGIYYHFSDKNDIFEEILQKYMVDYIKIDFDKIFLEGSSKDRIHDALFYILYHYINGVEIESINEKINYNSVILLLTSVGYAHERVNQIISQTGNDVKMFLTDLVEEGKRQKEIRQDFSTENIVESLYIMYMGIQYYWLIFPDYDVDLMFEKNFDMTWQAIECQ
- a CDS encoding cation transporter dimerization domain-containing protein, with the translated sequence MKDIANSMPNAQNAHEVKVDYMGNYAVVALYIQVDGDLTVNESHKIAHEIQDKLREEKSEIRYVIVHTCPIGLDYDHHQGIDG
- a CDS encoding NOG1 family protein, whose product is MMIPTIPTPDELLDKGFSRGKKQADLLRSQKIPKHLKGKRIEERRVVTSCQVIKDKLKSILDAVPEIESLHPFYQDYIDITVGVDDMKQALGGLNWAYGIITQLEKEYGAKIRKNPSEKATAIQKQAYGRIASVVNKIKPNLDFLDFAKQNLRNMPTIDFDATTIVIAGFPNVGKSTLLTQLSSADPQVANYPFTTKGIQIGHTERHWKHIQIIDTPGLLDRPVLEMNDIEMNAIVALEHLADAILFIFDASETCGFHMDNQYNLLKQIEKIFSEVPVIYLFNKMDLIEDTEYLSEYIDNEENSIFISAIEGDGIEEINKKIDRIKKIERNFDEEDDDEYY